The following are encoded together in the Bactrocera neohumeralis isolate Rockhampton chromosome 6, APGP_CSIRO_Bneo_wtdbg2-racon-allhic-juicebox.fasta_v2, whole genome shotgun sequence genome:
- the LOC126762288 gene encoding zinc finger protein 135-like isoform X1, whose product MEFSEISANYDRICRLCGEEQHNLIELTGKNNEDINSLVKRTLGFLNIKYKENDSFPNCLCVACHLDAESTDKFLQMVKEGQRKLTQKLRKDLVAGKNGDVSQLKDKNLCMVTKEMNHETIEGENLNDGVRTTGARLVNSTSISKYAKRVRKKKKRFPCDPSPYIEGEQIDVGLETNSDNSSEINTGTLITIQPIAELRSANGSSLAEIISVDSDAPMHQSTPTKPEIRMICEYCKEVFTKQHIFLKHLRTHNESLYKCLECISKFDNLTNLKEHHQLTGHKGTTLLTKTDNESNEKQTPDKKSETTINIVVDDEGHITSIDSDLNATSKENGETANSPLYVAENIEQVRSVSSPKTSSFKCLKCNKSYKTHYSVLRHHKQVHIATRPYKCQHCTATFKNSTNLTYHMAKHTGIRNFKCNICAKAFVHKSELTLHMRTHTGDKPYVCKHCSKGFSHRSNMVTHMRLHSGQLPFKCETCSANFNSSSHWKLHKQMHLKHAQRAVLARLQDNNAKIALSSDKHEPTVDASSTQTYDSVQKSNATTSLLRSKVTNVQSVEVLPSIKTLPDPNTVISKDKLERLILTNIPMNSSAAPGATQLRFKCDQCLQRFKLKSALTKHLRTHTGERPYKCPFCPRTFADASNFKRHKTLHKTATEELQNVTKKYKSSDLLHEFQRDRRKALPVGSISPTHSVASDPDPDGLEALQLASVPSPKSVSDADTVFDMLHSIAGETKRQISSSNDTIHTTSGLNTSHRPAIPKSPQRLICISYPNPANPSDNKMTTFYV is encoded by the exons ATGGAATTTAGTGAGATTTCTGCAAATTATGATAGAATTTGTCGTCTATGCGGCGAAGAACAACACAATCTCATAGAACTCACTGGAAAGAATAATGAGGATATTAACTCTTTAGTTAAACGCACTCTTGGCTTTTTGAATATAAAG TACAAAGaaaatgattcctttccaaatTGTTTATGCGTCGCTTGTCACTTGGATGCTGAATCAACGgataaatttcttcaaatggTTAAGGAAGGACAGCGGAAACTGACGCAAAAGTTAAGAAAAGACCTTGTGGCAGGCAAAAATGGAGATGTTTCCCAACTGAAAGACAAGAATTTATGTATGGTGACCAAAGAAATGAACCATGAAACAATTGAGGGAGAAAATTTGAATGACGGAGTTCGCACTACAGGTGCAAGATTAGTAAACTCCACCTCTATTAGTAAATACGCTAAACGtgtaagaaaaaagaaaaaacgttttccTTGTGACCCTTCTCCTTACATTGAAGGTGAACAAATCGATGTCGGTTTAG AAACAAATTCAGACAATTCGTCAGAGATAAACACTGGAACGCTCATCACTATACAACCTATTGCTGAATTAAGATCTGCAAATGGGTCGTCTTTAGCAGAAATAATTTCAGTTGATTCAGATGCACCCATGCATCAGTCAACCCCCACTAAGCCAGAAATACGTATGATATGTGAATACTGTAAAGAAGTCTTCACAAAacagcatatatttttaaagcatttaCGGACCCATAATGAATCTCTATATAAATGTTTGGAATGTATATCAAAGTTCGACAATTTAACTAACTTAAAGGAACATCACCAGCTTACTGGCCATAAAGGAACAACTCTTCTGACCAAAACGGACaatgaaagcaatgaaaaacAGACACCCGACAAAAAATCAGAGACCACCATTAATATAGTTGTAGATGATGAAGGTCACATCACTTCCATTGATTCCGATTTAAATGCAACTTCCAAGGAAAATGGTGAAACTGCTAATTCACCGTTATATGTAGCCGAAAATATAGAGCAGGTACGATCAGTTTCGTCGCCGAAAACAAGCTCGTTTAAATGTTTGAAGTGCAACAAATCATATAAAACTCACTATTCGGTGTTACGTCATCACAAACAAGTCCACATTGCTACCCGACCGTACAAGTGTCAACACTGTACTGCCACCTTTAAG AACTCTACCAATTTGACTTACCATATGGCTAAACACACCGGTATACGAAACTTTAAATGCAATATATGCGCCAAGGCATTTGTGCATAAAAGCGAGCTTACTTTGCACATGCGCACGCACACTGGTGACAAACCTTATGTCTGCAAG CACTGTTCCAAAGGCTTTTCGCATCGTTCCAATATGGTCACACACATGCGATTGCATTCTGGTCAATTACCGTTTAAATGCGAAACATGCAGCGCAAATTTCAACAGCAGTTCCCATTGGAAACTACACAAACAAATGCATCTAAAACATGCACAGCGGGCAGTTCTCGCACGTCTGCAGGACAATAATGCGAAGATTGCTTTATCAAGCGATAAACATGAACCTACTGTTGATGCATCTTCAACACAGACTTACGACTCCGTCCAAAAATCAAATGCCACCACGTCCTTGCTTCGTTCAAAAGTTACAAACGTACAGTCTGTTGAGGTATTGCCATCTATCAAAACATTGCCCGACCCTAATACCGTTATTAGTAAAGACAAATTGGAAAGGCTCATCCTTACAAATATACCCATGAACAGCAGCGCAGCCCCTGGGGCGACCCAACTTAGATTTAAATGCGATCAGTGTTTGCAACGGTTCAAATTGAAGTCTGCTTTGACGAAGCATTTGCGCACACACACGGGAGAAAGACCTTATAAGTGCCCATTTTGTCCGCGAACATTCGCGGATGCATCCAATTTTAAACGTCACAAGACGCTACACAAAACAGCCACGGAAGAGTTACAAAATGtcaccaaaaaatataagagtTCTGATTTGTTGCATGAATTTCAGCGTGATAGAAGAAAAGCACTTCCTGTTGGAAGTATCTCGCCAACCCATAGTGTAGCATCAGACCCCGATCCAGACGGTTTGGAGGCACTTCAACTAGCAAGCGTACCTTCACCAAAAAGTGTTTCCGATGCTGACACTGTCTTTGATATGCTGCACAGCATTGCTGGCGAAACAAAGCGGCAGATATCAAGTAGTAACGATACTATCCATACTACAAGCGGGCTGAACACCTCACATAGGCCTGCGATTCCCAAATCACCACAAAGACTAATTTGTATTTCCTATCCGAATCCTGCCAACCCTAGTGATAACAAAATGACAACATTTTATGTGTAA
- the LOC126762288 gene encoding zinc finger protein 135-like isoform X2, with the protein MEFSEISANYDRICRLCGEEQHNLIELTGKNNEDINSLVKRTLGFLNIKEGQRKLTQKLRKDLVAGKNGDVSQLKDKNLCMVTKEMNHETIEGENLNDGVRTTGARLVNSTSISKYAKRVRKKKKRFPCDPSPYIEGEQIDVGLETNSDNSSEINTGTLITIQPIAELRSANGSSLAEIISVDSDAPMHQSTPTKPEIRMICEYCKEVFTKQHIFLKHLRTHNESLYKCLECISKFDNLTNLKEHHQLTGHKGTTLLTKTDNESNEKQTPDKKSETTINIVVDDEGHITSIDSDLNATSKENGETANSPLYVAENIEQVRSVSSPKTSSFKCLKCNKSYKTHYSVLRHHKQVHIATRPYKCQHCTATFKNSTNLTYHMAKHTGIRNFKCNICAKAFVHKSELTLHMRTHTGDKPYVCKHCSKGFSHRSNMVTHMRLHSGQLPFKCETCSANFNSSSHWKLHKQMHLKHAQRAVLARLQDNNAKIALSSDKHEPTVDASSTQTYDSVQKSNATTSLLRSKVTNVQSVEVLPSIKTLPDPNTVISKDKLERLILTNIPMNSSAAPGATQLRFKCDQCLQRFKLKSALTKHLRTHTGERPYKCPFCPRTFADASNFKRHKTLHKTATEELQNVTKKYKSSDLLHEFQRDRRKALPVGSISPTHSVASDPDPDGLEALQLASVPSPKSVSDADTVFDMLHSIAGETKRQISSSNDTIHTTSGLNTSHRPAIPKSPQRLICISYPNPANPSDNKMTTFYV; encoded by the exons ATGGAATTTAGTGAGATTTCTGCAAATTATGATAGAATTTGTCGTCTATGCGGCGAAGAACAACACAATCTCATAGAACTCACTGGAAAGAATAATGAGGATATTAACTCTTTAGTTAAACGCACTCTTGGCTTTTTGAATATAAAG GAAGGACAGCGGAAACTGACGCAAAAGTTAAGAAAAGACCTTGTGGCAGGCAAAAATGGAGATGTTTCCCAACTGAAAGACAAGAATTTATGTATGGTGACCAAAGAAATGAACCATGAAACAATTGAGGGAGAAAATTTGAATGACGGAGTTCGCACTACAGGTGCAAGATTAGTAAACTCCACCTCTATTAGTAAATACGCTAAACGtgtaagaaaaaagaaaaaacgttttccTTGTGACCCTTCTCCTTACATTGAAGGTGAACAAATCGATGTCGGTTTAG AAACAAATTCAGACAATTCGTCAGAGATAAACACTGGAACGCTCATCACTATACAACCTATTGCTGAATTAAGATCTGCAAATGGGTCGTCTTTAGCAGAAATAATTTCAGTTGATTCAGATGCACCCATGCATCAGTCAACCCCCACTAAGCCAGAAATACGTATGATATGTGAATACTGTAAAGAAGTCTTCACAAAacagcatatatttttaaagcatttaCGGACCCATAATGAATCTCTATATAAATGTTTGGAATGTATATCAAAGTTCGACAATTTAACTAACTTAAAGGAACATCACCAGCTTACTGGCCATAAAGGAACAACTCTTCTGACCAAAACGGACaatgaaagcaatgaaaaacAGACACCCGACAAAAAATCAGAGACCACCATTAATATAGTTGTAGATGATGAAGGTCACATCACTTCCATTGATTCCGATTTAAATGCAACTTCCAAGGAAAATGGTGAAACTGCTAATTCACCGTTATATGTAGCCGAAAATATAGAGCAGGTACGATCAGTTTCGTCGCCGAAAACAAGCTCGTTTAAATGTTTGAAGTGCAACAAATCATATAAAACTCACTATTCGGTGTTACGTCATCACAAACAAGTCCACATTGCTACCCGACCGTACAAGTGTCAACACTGTACTGCCACCTTTAAG AACTCTACCAATTTGACTTACCATATGGCTAAACACACCGGTATACGAAACTTTAAATGCAATATATGCGCCAAGGCATTTGTGCATAAAAGCGAGCTTACTTTGCACATGCGCACGCACACTGGTGACAAACCTTATGTCTGCAAG CACTGTTCCAAAGGCTTTTCGCATCGTTCCAATATGGTCACACACATGCGATTGCATTCTGGTCAATTACCGTTTAAATGCGAAACATGCAGCGCAAATTTCAACAGCAGTTCCCATTGGAAACTACACAAACAAATGCATCTAAAACATGCACAGCGGGCAGTTCTCGCACGTCTGCAGGACAATAATGCGAAGATTGCTTTATCAAGCGATAAACATGAACCTACTGTTGATGCATCTTCAACACAGACTTACGACTCCGTCCAAAAATCAAATGCCACCACGTCCTTGCTTCGTTCAAAAGTTACAAACGTACAGTCTGTTGAGGTATTGCCATCTATCAAAACATTGCCCGACCCTAATACCGTTATTAGTAAAGACAAATTGGAAAGGCTCATCCTTACAAATATACCCATGAACAGCAGCGCAGCCCCTGGGGCGACCCAACTTAGATTTAAATGCGATCAGTGTTTGCAACGGTTCAAATTGAAGTCTGCTTTGACGAAGCATTTGCGCACACACACGGGAGAAAGACCTTATAAGTGCCCATTTTGTCCGCGAACATTCGCGGATGCATCCAATTTTAAACGTCACAAGACGCTACACAAAACAGCCACGGAAGAGTTACAAAATGtcaccaaaaaatataagagtTCTGATTTGTTGCATGAATTTCAGCGTGATAGAAGAAAAGCACTTCCTGTTGGAAGTATCTCGCCAACCCATAGTGTAGCATCAGACCCCGATCCAGACGGTTTGGAGGCACTTCAACTAGCAAGCGTACCTTCACCAAAAAGTGTTTCCGATGCTGACACTGTCTTTGATATGCTGCACAGCATTGCTGGCGAAACAAAGCGGCAGATATCAAGTAGTAACGATACTATCCATACTACAAGCGGGCTGAACACCTCACATAGGCCTGCGATTCCCAAATCACCACAAAGACTAATTTGTATTTCCTATCCGAATCCTGCCAACCCTAGTGATAACAAAATGACAACATTTTATGTGTAA
- the LOC126762369 gene encoding calcium channel flower isoform X1 — protein MSFAEKITGLLARPNQAEQMGGIDAPWYMKYGGRLLGIVGAFFCILFGLWNVVGILLLNVSCLISGIIQMVVGFVVMALEAPCCFFCIEYVSDISNKVDARPLWNRAAFYCAIAIPPIILCPGLGSIFACGLVFGTGVIYGLMGLGKKASADEMRQAAVNSGFAGTPTGAATNDRASIVNNAQPFSFTGAVGTDSNV, from the exons ATG TCCTTTGCGGAGAAAATCACAGGATTGCTGGCGCGGCCGAATCAAGCCGAGCAAATGGGCGGCATAGATGCGCCGTGGTACATGAAGTATGGTGGAAGATTATTGGGTATTGTTGGCGCTTTCT TCTGCATACTATTTGGATTATGGAATGTCGTCGGCATTCTACTGCTCAACGTTTCCTGCCTCATCTCGGGCATCATACAAATGGTGGTCGGATTTGTAGTGATGGCACTGGAAGCGCCTTGTTGCTTTTTCTGTATAGAATATGTAAGcgatatttcaaataaagtagATGCACGTCCGTTATGGAATCGTGCCGCCTTCTATTGCGC AATTGCTATACCTCCCATCATTTTGTGTCCAGGACTGGGCAGTATTTTTGCATGTGGTCTTGTATTCGGAACTGGCGTGATATATGGCCTCATGGGATTGGGCAAAAA GGCTTCTGCCGATGAAATGCGTCAAGCAGCTGTGAATTCCGGCTTCGCGGGCACACCCACTGGCGCCGCAACGAACGATCGCGCCAGCATTGTGAATAATGCACAACCGTTCTCCTTTACAGGCGCCGTGGGCACAGACAGCAATGTGTGA
- the LOC126762369 gene encoding calcium channel flower isoform X2 translates to MSFAEKITGLLARPNQAEQMGGIDAPWYMKYGGRLLGIVGAFFCILFGLWNVVGILLLNVSCLISGIIQMVVGFVVMALEAPCCFFCIEYVSDISNKVDARPLWNRAAFYCAIAIPPIILCPGLGSIFACGLVFGTGVIYGLMGLGKKASREDMAAAATSPTQMPPDGGQMQMGTDQHITLMEDPDVWRPT, encoded by the exons ATG TCCTTTGCGGAGAAAATCACAGGATTGCTGGCGCGGCCGAATCAAGCCGAGCAAATGGGCGGCATAGATGCGCCGTGGTACATGAAGTATGGTGGAAGATTATTGGGTATTGTTGGCGCTTTCT TCTGCATACTATTTGGATTATGGAATGTCGTCGGCATTCTACTGCTCAACGTTTCCTGCCTCATCTCGGGCATCATACAAATGGTGGTCGGATTTGTAGTGATGGCACTGGAAGCGCCTTGTTGCTTTTTCTGTATAGAATATGTAAGcgatatttcaaataaagtagATGCACGTCCGTTATGGAATCGTGCCGCCTTCTATTGCGC AATTGCTATACCTCCCATCATTTTGTGTCCAGGACTGGGCAGTATTTTTGCATGTGGTCTTGTATTCGGAACTGGCGTGATATATGGCCTCATGGGATTGGGCAAAAA AGCATCGCGCGAGGATATGGCTGCAGCCGCAACATCACCCACACAAATGCCACCAGACGGTGGCCAAATGCAAATGGGCACCGATCAACATATCACACTAATGGAGGATCCAGATGTCTGGCGTCCCACATAA